A window of the Zeugodacus cucurbitae isolate PBARC_wt_2022May chromosome 4, idZeuCucr1.2, whole genome shotgun sequence genome harbors these coding sequences:
- the LOC105221068 gene encoding uncharacterized protein LOC105221068, with amino-acid sequence MLLSKSMRITPTLVSATAARISGPSVVASLDQHRNLVLSLAIIQNGLTENVRVQSDFIRFQAIAPFTLTAVRFYADNAKREHQTTTSSQNVSAPSMPDREQVERFLFRVLALFWDVSVWVFINTKKLIDTHIIGNDSVQWYWKRMHERMAKAKKEW; translated from the exons CCATGCGAATAACACCAACACTTGTGAGTGCAACTGCAGCCAGAATTAGTGGGCCCAGTGTAGTGGCAAGTCTGGATCAGCATAGAAATTTGGTTCTTTCACTCGCAATCATACAAAATGGTTTGACCG AGAATGTACGCGTACAAAGCGATTTCATCAGATTTCAGGCAATTGCTCCCTTTACATTGACAGCCGTGCGCTTCTATGCCGATAATGCCAAGCGAGAACATCAGACCACCACTTCGTCACAGAATGTGTCCGCACCCAGTATGCCGGATCGCGAACAGGTTGAAAGATTCCTCTTCCGTGTACTTGCCCTGTTTTGGGATGTGAGCGTGTGGGTCTTTATTAACACCAAAAAACTTATCGACACGCACATAATAGGCAATGATTCAGTGCAATGGTATTGGAAGCGAATGCACGAGCGGATGGCTAAGGCCAAGAAGGAATGGTAA